One genomic window of Melanotaenia boesemani isolate fMelBoe1 chromosome 20, fMelBoe1.pri, whole genome shotgun sequence includes the following:
- the pkdccb gene encoding extracellular tyrosine-protein kinase PKDCC: protein MPGMGNSLRAAALLAFVVLSILVSLLISSVQQFGAKISLVPNATISADEEELASLRGSLIYQLNERRKEIIPLLLPDDDNENKRTESRHSSKHEQDSISDYSLWNEITLGSRKAHLDQMGCDSLVDMQTVEVLGSGYTKLVVKVNLTGGQLVALKLVNEQGIDMGKCLEDYKDPQGCRELVSFKLKKEMVLLQRLQHPNVIKLKGHCAGVQGGRGIEGGRVAVILEQGNPLQMIQLLQSPWEDRFRVCLDLVRLLHFLSQSPLGSMGLLDFQPRQFVTVSGKLKLTDLDDASPEETACQSNADCTLQFPHRNFTLPCSSQGVCEGLNEKRNIYNAYRYFFTYLLPHQAPPGLKHLVDHIMNTTGELKTDINQTLEAFEHILLLYKSGLHLDNLPPSIIRDYTVMQGMGTSGNVAYRCWPSYSQQGCMLSVHSAREAAYICNSHSQCNSFTLTSQKTWTGRLLASFRSSFSHLVPDETSEVYVKKSKVPEAPSL, encoded by the exons ATGCCCGGGATGGGCAACTCTTTACGCGCGGCCGCCCTTCTGGCTTTCGTAGTTCTTTCTATTCTGGTGTCACTTCTGATCAGCAGCGTGCAGCAGTTTGGAGCAAAAATATCGCTTGTTCCTAATGCAACGATTTCTGCTGATGAGGAGGAGTTGGCTTCACTCCGTGGGTCGTTGATTTACCAGCTAAACGAGAGACGAAAAGAAATTATTCCGCTGCTTTTACCTGATGATGACAATGAAAACAAACGGACAGAAAGTCGACATTCCTCCAAGCATGAGCAAGACTCAATTTCGGATTACAGTCTGTGGAATGAGATCACACTTGGCTCCAGAAAAGCGCATCTGGATCAAATGGGTTGTGATTCTCTTGTGGACATGCAGACTGTGGAGGTTCTTGGGTCAGGATACACCAAACTGGTTGTCAAAGTGAATCTAACTGGAGGTCAACTTGTGGCGTTAAAACTCGTCAACGAGCAGGGCATAGACATGGGCAAGTGTTTGGAGGATTATAAAGATCCGCAAGGCTGCCGTGAGCTGGTTTCTTTCaagctgaaaaaagaaatggtgcTGTTGCAAAGGCTGCAGCATCCAAATGTCATAAAG CTCAAGGGTCATTGTGCAGGAGTGCAAGGAGGAAGAGGAATTGAGGGAGGAAGAGTTGCAGTCATTCTGGAGCAGGGGAATCCTCTCCAGATGATCCAGCTGCTCCAAAGCCCATGGGAGGATAGATTCAGG GTGTGTCTGGACCTGGTCAGGCTCCTCCACTTCCTCTCCCAGTCTCCTCTGGGCTCTATGGGGCTTTTGGACTTCCAGCCGCGGCAGTTCGTCACCGTTTCCGGCAAACTGAAGCTCACAGACTTGGACGATGCCAGTCCCGAAGAGACTGCCTGTCAGTCGAACGCAGACTGCACTCTTCAGTTCCCACACAGAAATTTCACTCTGCCGTGCTCGTCTCAGGGTGTGTGTGAGGGATTGAATGAGAAGAGGAACATTTACAATGCCTACAG GTATTTTTTCACGTATTTGCTGCCCCACCAGGCCCCGCCAGGCCTCAAACACCTGGTAGACCACATCATGAACACCACAG GGGAGCTGAAAACTGACATCAATCAGACGCTGGAAGCCTTTGAACACATCCTCCTCCTGTACAAGTCAGGCCTACACCTGGACAACCTGCCTCCATCAATAATCAGGG ATTACACCGTGATGCAAGGCATGGGGACCTCCGGGAACGTGGCGTACCGCTGCTGGCCATCATACAGCCAGCAGGGCTGCATGCTGTCAGTCCACAGTGCCAGAGAGGCAGCATACATCTGCAACTCCCATTCTCAGTGCAACAGCTTCACTCTGACTAGTCAGAAGACGTGGACAG GACGACTTCTTGCCTCTTTCAGGAGCAGCTTCAGTCATCTGGTGCCTGATGAAACATCAGAGGTGTATGTGAAGAAATCCAAAGTTCCTGAAGCTCCTTCATTAtga